The sequence TCCTTATTTACCAAAACTAATCGACCTGCCTTATCTCTTTATTCTGCTGCTACAATCTAAATCTGTTTGAAACAAAAAAACTTCTTCCCAGGAAACCCAAAACCCCTTTTCTTCATAATCAGAAAACCCGTTATctccgtcaaaaaaaaaaaaaaaacgttcttTTTTATCATCACaatcagaaaaccctaactctcCATCGAAGATCAAAAGGTATGAACCTAATTTTTCCAGTTTCATACTTGTCAGACTATTATTCCTTAGTAACAGAAATCATTTGTGAAGAGTAATAGAAATCAGTGGAGATGTTTCGGTTGGATGTTATTCTTCAATTAAGAATTGTTGGTAATTCTTCGTATCATTTCTTCTTAaatcttttgtgaattttttaACCCCAGACTTCATTTAAACATCACGAATAATTGGGGGTTTTGTTGTTTGCAGATTTGGGTTTGATGTTGAAGTTGTTTCTTACAAGGTGAACGCCCTTTTCATTTAAATCTAGGGTTTTATTGATTTTACGATAAGAGAATCATAAAGATTGAAACTTATTGGTTTGTATTAATTGTTGTTGTTAGTTGATTagattgtgtttaatttggttgtctGTATGTACAGGGCATCAGCTCCGGCTCATAGAAGAGTTAAGGAAAGTCATCTTAGTTCTGATGCCATCTTCAGACAGGTGATTTTCATTCATTCTGATTTCGTCTACTCAAATTATGAATTTTGTAATTAGTTAGCTAAAAATTTGTGATTTATCTGAAATGAAAGTGGAAAGTTCTGCAAAATTAATGTTTTCTTGCAAAATTAAGATGCCCATGTTGTGTTTGTTCGTAAGAACTGTCAAATTTGATCAGGTTGAGACTAGTATTCATGGATTGATACATCAATTTTAGGAGATAACACTGTATTGAACTTCTCTTTCGGATTATTGGGGTACTTTTAGTGGGAGTACCTTTGAAAATTCTTGTTAGTACTTTGCTAATTTCTCTTATTGCAAAGGATTGTTACAAGCAAGTCTAAAACTTGGTAGTTATGTTTGAAATAGTAAGCTTAATTAAGGTGATGTTTCGTAGGAAGTTATTATAAAGAATTGCTaagatgaaatgttggaaatgtTGAATGAGTGCTAGTAATCAATCTCAAAATCTTGCTTTAGCTAGGAAATGTTGTTGTGATAATTGTCTGAAGATATTGATGTGGAAAAGTGTGGTAACTTATTATGAACCAGTAATGAAGTCTGGTTATTTGATTTTGTTAGTTGAACTTCTTATTTTGATTGCAGAGTCATGCTGGTTTGTTCAATCTCTGTATTGGTGTACTGGTCGCAGTCAAAATAAGTCTTATTACTGAAAATTTAATGAAGGTTTGTATATTTTTCCTTAGTATGCTACGCAGTTGAATTGGAGCCCGCTATTACAGAAGGCTTACTAATATATTCCTCAGTTTTAAATCCAACCCTCTTGTGGTATACGACGGTTTAGTTGTTTTAGTTTTTGTTATGCTTATTATTGCAATATGGCTTACTAATTGGATCTGGATTTTGGTTCAGCTTTACATCACTAAGAGACTGACCACTTTTCATGTGTTGGTATGCATCTACTCTCTATCTCATGCTTACTTTGAAGTAACTACATCTTTGGAACTTCCTGACATGAATATTATTGAACCATGTTTATCTGAATTCAATCTCAGCCTGCCTTTGTTTGCGGTTGCTTCTTATAAGGTTGAAAAGATAGCTCAAAATAAGCTCGTTTCGGAACCAGTAAGTAATAACAAGGTTATTTCATTTTGCATTTTATGCCCTTTAGCCATCAGCATAGTTATCCATGACTATATACATTCACAAGAT comes from Papaver somniferum cultivar HN1 chromosome 7, ASM357369v1, whole genome shotgun sequence and encodes:
- the LOC113297879 gene encoding diacylglycerol O-acyltransferase 1-2-like, translated to MFRLDVILQLRIVDLGLMLKLFLTRASAPAHRRVKESHLSSDAIFRQSHAGLFNLCIGVLVAVKISLITENLMKLYITKRLTTFHVLVCIYSLSHAYFEVTTSLELPDMNIIEPCLSEFNLSLPLFAVASYKVEKIAQNKLVSEPVSNNKVISFCILCPLAISIVIHDYIHSQDVLLSSLGKF